From Pandoraea norimbergensis, the proteins below share one genomic window:
- a CDS encoding lytic transglycosylase domain-containing protein: MTRSTVRGWRWLMRMMYPVWLPGAVLALALIHVPLRVQSAQDRLTLPSHPRMTDANVEVPVPRVAPVPAGVSAHEAVTQSVEVPEDRRDQGDDIAAASSPALPFDTLVQTTATDLSLDAALLHAIVNVESGYDALAVSRKGAIGLMQVRPQTGARFGFRRLEDPAENLRAGATYLQWLLTRFDGDLSLALAAYNAGEGAVLRYGRKIPPYPETQGYVRKVMAGYSRLVAERVPVVAEKRAQTGASKVGAAVATPENSRAWQLLRGLGALITRSPSDESGGGEASQGRDAPAVAVPVKRKPPNHG; the protein is encoded by the coding sequence GTGACGCGATCGACGGTGAGGGGATGGCGCTGGCTGATGCGAATGATGTATCCGGTCTGGCTTCCCGGGGCCGTGTTGGCACTGGCGCTCATCCACGTGCCATTGAGGGTGCAATCCGCACAGGACCGCCTGACGCTTCCATCACATCCGAGAATGACTGACGCGAACGTCGAGGTGCCGGTGCCGCGCGTTGCGCCTGTACCCGCAGGCGTGTCTGCGCATGAAGCCGTGACGCAGAGCGTTGAGGTGCCGGAAGATCGCCGCGATCAGGGCGATGATATTGCGGCGGCCTCGTCGCCAGCTCTGCCATTCGACACGCTGGTGCAGACGACGGCGACCGACTTGTCGCTCGACGCCGCGTTGCTCCATGCCATCGTGAATGTAGAGTCGGGATACGACGCGCTGGCCGTATCGCGCAAAGGCGCCATCGGCCTGATGCAGGTGCGCCCGCAGACGGGCGCTCGTTTCGGCTTTCGCCGTCTGGAAGATCCGGCCGAGAACCTGCGCGCGGGGGCGACGTACCTGCAATGGCTGCTTACGCGCTTCGACGGCGATTTGTCGCTGGCACTCGCGGCGTACAACGCAGGAGAGGGGGCGGTGCTGCGGTATGGCCGAAAGATTCCGCCATACCCTGAAACGCAGGGCTACGTTCGCAAAGTGATGGCGGGCTATTCACGGCTGGTGGCGGAGCGCGTGCCGGTGGTTGCCGAAAAACGGGCGCAGACTGGCGCTAGCAAGGTCGGCGCAGCGGTCGCCACGCCGGAGAATTCCCGGGCGTGGCAATTGCTGAGGGGGCTGGGGGCGTTGATCACGCGCAGTCCGTCAGACGAGTCTGGCGGCGGTGAGGCCTCGCAAGGCCGTGACGCCCCGGCTGTCGCGGTACCGGTCAAGCGGAAGCCACCAAACCACGGTTAG
- a CDS encoding glutathione S-transferase family protein produces the protein MKLIGALASPYVRKVRIVLAEKKLDYKLELENVWADDTRIQQSNPLAKVPCLVMEDGEAVFDSRVICEYLDTLSPVGKLIPPSGRERAEVRVWEALADGVTDAAVQIRVEMKFHDEASRSQALIDRQRSKIDEALRAMSQGLDERQWCASNRLTLADVALVCALGFLDFRFPEIEWRRDHPNLERHFERMSARASVADTAPAL, from the coding sequence ATGAAGTTGATCGGTGCCCTCGCCAGCCCTTACGTTCGAAAAGTCCGCATCGTGCTCGCGGAAAAGAAGCTCGATTACAAGCTTGAGCTAGAGAACGTGTGGGCCGACGACACCCGCATCCAGCAGTCCAACCCGCTGGCCAAAGTGCCATGTCTGGTGATGGAAGACGGGGAAGCCGTCTTCGATTCGCGGGTGATTTGCGAGTATCTCGACACGCTTTCGCCGGTGGGCAAGCTCATTCCCCCTTCGGGCCGCGAACGCGCCGAGGTGCGGGTGTGGGAAGCCCTCGCCGACGGGGTAACCGATGCCGCCGTGCAGATCCGTGTCGAAATGAAGTTCCACGATGAAGCCTCACGCTCGCAAGCGCTCATCGACCGTCAGCGCAGCAAGATCGACGAGGCACTGCGTGCCATGTCGCAGGGGCTCGATGAACGCCAATGGTGCGCGAGCAACCGCCTGACGCTGGCCGATGTGGCCCTCGTCTGCGCGCTCGGCTTCCTCGACTTCCGCTTTCCGGAAATCGAATGGCGCCGCGACCACCCCAATCTCGAACGCCATTTCGAGCGCATGTCGGCACGCGCGTCGGTCGCCGACACGGCACCGGCGCTCTGA
- the purB gene encoding adenylosuccinate lyase, which translates to MSDEFSPLTALSPLDGRYASKTDALRPWLSEAAFMRHRVTVEIHWLIALSKAGFAEIAPFSAEAEKFLLDLAANFSNADAQRIKDIEKVTNHDVKAVEYWLKEKVQGQAELEKASEFIHFACTSEDINNTSHGLMIKGARDKVIVPALESLVAKLSELAREHASQPMLSRTHGQPASPTTLGKELANVAVRLARALERVRRVELLAKMNGAVGNYNAHLSAYPTYDWEAFSKAVIEQRLGLTFNPYTIQIEPHDYMAELFDAVARANTILLDLNRDVWGYISVGYFKQKTKAGEIGSSTMPHKVNPIDFENSEGNLGLANAVLHHLAEKLPVSRWQRDLTDSTVLRNIGVAFGYSLLAYDSCLRGLAKLEVNPQRLNEDLDNTWEVLAEPVQTVMRRFGVPNPYEQLKELTRGKGITREALQTFIKQLAIPEDAKALLLEMTPANYIGIAESLAKRV; encoded by the coding sequence ATGTCCGACGAATTCTCCCCCTTGACCGCGCTTTCCCCGCTCGACGGCCGCTATGCCAGCAAGACCGACGCCCTGCGTCCGTGGCTGTCCGAAGCCGCTTTCATGCGCCATCGCGTGACGGTCGAAATCCATTGGCTGATCGCCCTGTCGAAGGCCGGTTTTGCCGAGATCGCCCCGTTCTCGGCGGAAGCGGAGAAATTCCTGCTGGATCTGGCGGCCAACTTCTCGAATGCCGATGCCCAGCGCATCAAGGACATCGAGAAAGTCACCAACCACGATGTGAAGGCCGTCGAATACTGGCTCAAGGAGAAGGTGCAGGGTCAGGCCGAACTCGAGAAGGCCAGCGAGTTCATCCACTTCGCCTGCACGTCGGAAGACATCAACAACACCTCGCACGGCCTGATGATCAAGGGCGCCCGCGACAAGGTGATCGTGCCTGCGCTCGAATCGCTGGTCGCCAAGCTGAGCGAACTGGCCCGCGAACACGCTTCGCAGCCGATGCTCTCGCGCACCCACGGTCAGCCGGCCTCGCCGACCACGCTGGGCAAGGAACTGGCCAACGTGGCCGTGCGTCTGGCCCGTGCCCTGGAGCGCGTGCGCCGCGTCGAGCTGCTCGCCAAGATGAACGGTGCCGTGGGTAACTACAACGCCCACCTGTCGGCCTATCCGACATATGACTGGGAAGCGTTCTCGAAGGCTGTTATCGAGCAACGTCTGGGCCTCACGTTCAACCCGTACACGATCCAGATCGAGCCGCACGACTACATGGCCGAACTGTTCGACGCCGTGGCGCGCGCCAACACGATCCTGCTCGACTTGAACCGCGACGTCTGGGGTTACATCTCGGTTGGCTACTTCAAGCAGAAGACGAAGGCCGGCGAAATCGGCTCGTCGACCATGCCGCACAAGGTCAACCCGATCGATTTCGAGAACTCGGAAGGCAATCTGGGCCTGGCCAACGCCGTGTTGCACCATCTGGCCGAGAAGCTGCCGGTGTCGCGCTGGCAGCGTGACCTGACCGACTCGACCGTGCTGCGCAACATTGGCGTCGCGTTCGGCTACAGCCTGCTCGCCTACGATTCGTGCCTGCGCGGTCTGGCCAAGCTCGAAGTCAACCCGCAACGTCTGAACGAAGATCTGGACAACACGTGGGAAGTGCTGGCCGAGCCGGTGCAGACGGTGATGCGCCGCTTCGGTGTGCCCAACCCGTACGAGCAACTGAAGGAACTCACGCGCGGCAAGGGCATTACCCGTGAAGCGCTGCAAACCTTCATCAAGCAACTGGCGATTCCGGAAGATGCCAAGGCGCTTCTGCTG